The Bacteroidales bacterium genome has a segment encoding these proteins:
- a CDS encoding phenylacetate--CoA ligase, whose protein sequence is LKTLVIGAEPHTEEQRRRIEEMLGVKAYNSFGMSEMNGPGVAFECEYQTGLHLWEDAFYLEVIDPDTLEPVPDGEIGELVLTTLDRRAMPIFRYRSRDLTRIIPGDCPCGRTHRRIDRVKGRTDDMFIIKGCNIFPMQIEKILLQMPEVGNNYLITLNSVNNSDEMLIEVELKDLFTDDYGRLEKLTRQLSHDIRDEVLVAPKIKLVESGSLPQSEGKAVRVKDLRKNNL, encoded by the coding sequence CTTGAAAACACTGGTGATAGGCGCCGAACCGCATACGGAAGAACAGCGCCGCAGGATAGAAGAAATGCTGGGTGTAAAGGCCTATAATTCCTTTGGGATGTCGGAAATGAACGGTCCCGGGGTTGCGTTTGAATGTGAATACCAGACCGGATTACATCTTTGGGAAGACGCGTTCTATCTGGAAGTAATCGATCCCGACACTTTGGAACCGGTTCCTGACGGAGAAATCGGGGAGTTGGTGCTTACCACGTTAGACCGGAGGGCCATGCCCATTTTCCGTTACCGTTCACGTGACCTGACCCGGATCATTCCCGGCGATTGTCCCTGCGGACGTACGCACCGGCGTATCGACCGGGTAAAAGGACGTACCGACGATATGTTTATCATCAAGGGATGTAATATTTTCCCGATGCAGATAGAAAAGATCCTGCTCCAGATGCCCGAGGTAGGCAATAATTACCTGATCACGCTGAATTCGGTAAACAATTCCGATGAAATGCTGATTGAAGTAGAATTGAAAGACCTGTTCACCGACGATTACGGACGTTTGGAAAAGCTCACCAGACAGTTGTCTCATGACATACGGGATGAGGTATTGGTGGCGCCGAAGATCAAGCTGGTGGAATCGGGATCATTACCTCAAAGCGAAGGAAAGGCAGTACGTGTGAAAGATTTAAGGAAAAATAATTTATAA
- a CDS encoding DUF2007 domain-containing protein: MENWKCVYSTNQVYKAEAVKDFLAEENIEAVIVDKKDSSYTVFGDVELYVQPEDENLAAELIKGFKIE, from the coding sequence ATGGAAAACTGGAAATGTGTTTATTCTACTAATCAGGTATATAAAGCAGAAGCCGTAAAGGACTTTCTGGCTGAAGAGAACATTGAGGCTGTTATTGTAGATAAAAAAGACTCTTCTTACACTGTCTTTGGAGATGTAGAACTTTATGTACAACCTGAAGATGAAAATCTGGCCGCCGAATTAATTAAAGGCTTTAAAATTGAATAA
- a CDS encoding phosphatidate cytidylyltransferase, producing the protein MNNIVQRTLSGAVFIFVIIGSILWHPYAFAGVFLIVVIWSLLEFYDIVALDRVHAGKWIGVASGVFLFASSFFYAQALVEAKIFTILIPVMVILFISHIYHTDRYAFRSAAYTVMGLVYIAFPFALCNGLVFPYHDQQYIPGILIGFFILLWTNDTFAYLTGMVLGKHRLFERISPKKSWEGFLGGLFFTIAMSLLIAKLFPILPFYHWMAISAIIVIFGVYGDLLESLLKRNLGIKDSGHFLPGHGGILDRFDAVFLALPMVCFYLTLFVFGQ; encoded by the coding sequence TTGAATAATATTGTTCAGCGTACCCTTTCAGGTGCTGTTTTCATCTTTGTTATTATCGGGTCGATACTGTGGCATCCATATGCCTTTGCCGGAGTATTCCTGATTGTTGTTATCTGGTCGCTTCTTGAATTTTACGATATTGTTGCTTTAGACCGGGTGCACGCCGGTAAATGGATAGGTGTTGCTTCCGGGGTCTTCCTTTTTGCAAGCAGTTTTTTCTACGCACAAGCTCTTGTAGAAGCGAAAATCTTTACGATCCTCATACCTGTAATGGTAATACTTTTTATCAGTCATATATACCATACGGACCGTTATGCTTTCAGAAGTGCCGCTTATACCGTCATGGGACTGGTGTATATCGCATTTCCTTTTGCGTTGTGCAATGGCTTGGTTTTCCCATACCATGACCAGCAATATATCCCGGGGATCCTGATCGGGTTTTTTATTCTACTGTGGACCAATGACACATTTGCCTACCTTACGGGAATGGTATTAGGGAAACATCGTCTGTTCGAACGGATTTCTCCTAAGAAATCCTGGGAAGGATTTTTGGGCGGGCTATTTTTTACGATCGCTATGTCTTTACTGATCGCCAAACTTTTTCCAATACTCCCGTTTTATCATTGGATGGCTATATCAGCGATCATAGTGATCTTCGGTGTATATGGCGATCTATTGGAATCTCTCTTAAAAAGGAACCTTGGTATCAAAGATTCCGGACATTTTCTTCCGGGACACGGAGGCATTTTAGATCGGTTTGATGCGGTCTTCCTTGCTTTGCCAATGGTGTGTTTTTATCTGACCCTATTCGTTTTCGGGCAATAG
- a CDS encoding phenylacetate--CoA ligase — protein MFWNETFECMSREDMRRCQSRRLVDVVERVYHNVPFYRKKMQELGVGPEDIHGIEDLPKLPFTTKQDLRDNYPFGLFAVPMTEVVRLHASSGTTGKPTVVGYTRKDLATWSEVMARTLTCAGITRHDFVQVAYGYGLFTGGLGAHYGAEKVGASVIPISGGNTKRQLQIMHDFGSTALACTPSYALYLAEAMRESGYKREEFKLRVGTFGAEPWTENMRREIEEKMQIKAIDIFGLSEVIGPGVSSECTCQNGLHVFEDHFVPEIVDPETLQVLPEGEEGELVFTTITKEGLPLLRYRTRDLSSLDYSPCRCGRTLVRMKKCTGRSDDMLIIRGVNLFPSQIESVLLEMKETTPHYLLIVDRVNNLDILELQVEVEERFFLDKISELQSLTKRIQHALESTLGISIFVKLVEPKTIARSEGKAVRVIDKRKLE, from the coding sequence ATGTTTTGGAATGAGACGTTTGAGTGCATGAGCCGCGAGGATATGCGGAGGTGCCAGAGCAGACGGTTAGTCGATGTGGTGGAACGGGTTTACCATAATGTTCCTTTTTACCGGAAAAAAATGCAGGAGCTCGGTGTCGGACCTGAAGATATCCATGGTATAGAAGATTTACCCAAATTACCTTTTACTACCAAACAGGATCTACGTGATAATTATCCTTTTGGCTTGTTTGCCGTACCGATGACAGAAGTGGTACGCTTACATGCTTCTTCCGGTACGACCGGGAAGCCGACAGTCGTAGGTTATACACGTAAAGACCTGGCTACATGGAGTGAAGTGATGGCCCGGACCCTGACCTGTGCGGGAATTACCCGGCATGATTTTGTGCAGGTAGCTTACGGGTATGGATTATTTACCGGAGGATTAGGTGCTCATTACGGTGCGGAGAAAGTAGGCGCTTCCGTAATCCCCATCTCCGGAGGTAATACCAAGCGGCAATTACAGATCATGCATGATTTCGGAAGTACGGCGCTTGCCTGCACTCCGTCATATGCTTTATACCTGGCGGAGGCCATGCGTGAAAGCGGATACAAGCGTGAAGAATTCAAGCTGCGTGTCGGAACTTTTGGCGCTGAGCCCTGGACGGAAAACATGCGTCGTGAAATTGAGGAAAAGATGCAGATCAAGGCCATTGATATATTCGGGTTGAGTGAAGTGATCGGACCGGGTGTCTCGAGTGAATGTACCTGCCAGAACGGACTGCATGTATTCGAAGATCATTTCGTGCCTGAAATTGTTGATCCGGAAACTTTACAGGTATTACCGGAAGGAGAGGAAGGAGAATTGGTATTTACCACCATCACTAAAGAAGGATTACCATTATTGAGGTACCGGACACGTGACCTGTCCTCCCTTGATTATTCTCCCTGCCGTTGCGGAAGAACGCTTGTCCGGATGAAAAAATGTACCGGCCGTAGCGACGATATGCTGATTATCCGTGGAGTGAACCTGTTCCCGTCCCAGATTGAAAGTGTATTGCTCGAAATGAAAGAAACCACGCCTCATTACCTGCTGATCGTTGACAGGGTCAATAATCTGGATATCCTCGAATTACAGGTAGAGGTAGAAGAACGTTTTTTCCTGGATAAGATCAGTGAGTTACAATCGCTGACCAAACGCATTCAACACGCTTTGGAAAGTACCCTGGGGATCAGTATTTTCGTGAAACTGGTAGAACCCAAGACGATTGCCCGTAGCGAAGGGAAAGCGGTCAGGGTGATTGACAAACGTAAGCTGGAATAA
- a CDS encoding T9SS type A sorting domain-containing protein — protein MVRYLRIFIVTWLICLPVLSVQAYQKPLIKADSISAGGKINVPEKIKIYPNPVQKSNKITVEIPASREELTLSLYNAVGKVIYTVKSREKRIEIDAPATNGIYLLRFVEKQKVIAVEKIVVKE, from the coding sequence ATGGTCAGATATCTACGCATCTTTATCGTAACATGGCTGATTTGTTTGCCTGTTTTGTCTGTACAAGCCTATCAGAAACCACTCATTAAGGCAGATAGTATATCTGCCGGTGGGAAAATTAATGTTCCCGAAAAAATAAAAATTTATCCGAATCCCGTTCAAAAGAGCAATAAAATCACGGTTGAGATCCCTGCAAGCAGAGAAGAATTGACCTTATCATTATACAATGCAGTGGGAAAAGTAATATACACAGTTAAATCCCGTGAAAAAAGGATTGAAATAGACGCTCCCGCTACCAATGGCATCTATCTGCTCCGCTTTGTGGAAAAACAGAAAGTAATTGCTGTTGAAAAGATTGTTGTAAAAGAATAA
- a CDS encoding acetolactate synthase codes for MTTIRQLSIFLENKSGRLTEVLETLGNEKINITALTIADTTEYGILRLIVSDPEGGYKLLKARGFSVNLTDVISLSVPPEAGSLAALLKKFSEENLSIEYMYAFSLGDKAIIVLRTDNRPKAFDIITRERFSLISEDDLKNL; via the coding sequence ATGACAACCATCAGGCAATTATCCATTTTTCTGGAAAATAAATCGGGACGCCTCACAGAAGTGTTGGAGACATTAGGTAACGAAAAGATCAATATTACGGCATTAACGATAGCCGACACCACGGAATACGGTATTTTACGTTTGATTGTTTCCGATCCGGAAGGCGGTTATAAATTGTTAAAAGCTCGTGGATTCAGTGTCAACCTTACCGATGTGATCTCTTTGTCCGTACCGCCGGAAGCCGGTTCCCTTGCAGCCTTACTGAAAAAGTTTTCTGAAGAGAACCTGAGTATTGAATACATGTATGCTTTTAGTCTCGGTGATAAGGCAATCATCGTGTTGCGTACCGACAACCGTCCGAAAGCATTTGATATCATTACAAGGGAACGTTTTTCATTGATCAGTGAAGATGATCTGAAGAATTTGTAG
- the trxA gene encoding thioredoxin encodes MSVEINDGNFEELVLKSDKPVVLDFWAEWCGPCRMIAPYVDQLSDEFDGKALVGKVDIEQNNDIATKYGIRNIPTVLYFKGGEVVDKQVGMTTKATLAEKLNAIL; translated from the coding sequence ATGTCAGTAGAAATTAATGACGGGAATTTTGAAGAACTCGTTTTGAAATCAGATAAGCCGGTAGTACTTGATTTTTGGGCAGAATGGTGTGGCCCTTGCCGCATGATCGCTCCTTATGTTGATCAGCTCTCGGATGAATTTGACGGAAAGGCCCTGGTTGGCAAGGTGGATATCGAACAAAATAATGATATAGCTACCAAATACGGAATCCGTAATATTCCCACTGTTTTGTATTTCAAAGGGGGTGAGGTAGTCGACAAACAAGTCGGTATGACAACCAAAGCTACTTTAGCCGAAAAATTAAATGCCATCCTTTAA
- a CDS encoding agmatine deiminase family protein — MSTPFEDGYYFPAEWMPHEATWLTYPHNDASFPGKLDLVYPAYMQFIAEIMKSERVKINVPAAFKEQFFRQLDEASIDHSQVEVFIRESNDVWCRDHGPAFLVRSRPDKSKAVVSWEFNAWGGKYPYDKDNMIADDIAMNLDLPVYRPGIVMEGGSVEFNGAGTLLTTRACLLNPNRNPELSQEEIEEYLHSYYGVSQVLWLGDGIEGDDTDGHIDDITRFIDQDTVLTVVESDKNDVNFQPLQDNLKELKKKRLINGKQLNIVELPMPDPVFYDHQRLPASYANFYFTNQSVIVPTFRCKQDDEALKIFESCIPDRRIVGIDSTDIVWGFGSFHCLSQQEPSITDQ, encoded by the coding sequence ATGAGTACACCTTTTGAAGACGGCTATTATTTTCCTGCGGAGTGGATGCCTCATGAGGCCACATGGTTGACTTATCCGCATAATGATGCTTCTTTTCCCGGAAAACTGGACCTTGTGTATCCGGCGTATATGCAATTTATTGCTGAGATAATGAAAAGCGAACGGGTGAAGATCAATGTACCCGCTGCCTTTAAAGAACAATTCTTTCGCCAACTGGATGAAGCATCTATAGATCATTCCCAGGTGGAGGTTTTTATCCGGGAAAGCAATGATGTCTGGTGCAGGGATCATGGTCCTGCTTTTCTGGTAAGATCCCGGCCGGATAAGTCGAAAGCAGTGGTTAGTTGGGAGTTCAATGCCTGGGGAGGTAAATATCCTTATGATAAGGACAATATGATCGCCGACGACATTGCCATGAACCTCGATCTGCCTGTGTATCGTCCCGGAATTGTAATGGAAGGCGGATCTGTGGAATTTAATGGAGCCGGTACCTTACTCACTACCAGGGCGTGTTTGCTCAATCCCAACAGAAACCCTGAATTATCACAGGAAGAGATAGAAGAATACCTGCATAGTTATTATGGTGTCTCGCAGGTCCTGTGGTTAGGCGATGGCATTGAAGGTGATGATACCGATGGCCATATAGATGATATTACCCGGTTTATTGATCAGGATACTGTACTCACAGTAGTGGAATCCGATAAAAATGATGTAAACTTCCAGCCGTTACAGGACAATTTAAAAGAATTGAAGAAGAAACGCCTGATCAATGGGAAACAATTAAATATTGTGGAATTACCCATGCCCGATCCGGTTTTTTATGATCATCAGAGGCTTCCTGCTTCATATGCCAATTTTTATTTTACCAATCAATCGGTAATAGTACCTACTTTCCGCTGCAAGCAGGATGATGAAGCATTGAAGATATTCGAAAGCTGTATCCCGGATCGTCGCATTGTAGGGATCGATTCAACGGATATTGTATGGGGATTCGGCAGTTTTCATTGTCTAAGCCAACAGGAACCTTCGATCACAGATCAATAG
- a CDS encoding FAD:protein FMN transferase has protein sequence MPSFKLVKRSVTLFLFLTGSMFVSCGQSTPYTVNEGFTQGTIYKIIYESPKGVDYGKEITQLLRDFSASMSTYDPNSLISRINKNDPTVEVDTFFRTVFNKSVEINKASSGAFDITISPIVNFWGFGFTSDTPETDATKIDSILQYVGMDKIHISGNRVIKKYPEVMVDVNAIAKGYSVDVVSDFLKKKGCKNYLVNIGGEIIAKGVNASGKTWVVGIERPAENARYGDDYKAMVQLSNRALATSGNYRRFFEINGAKYGHSIDVKTGYPARNNLLSATILARDCMTADAWATTCMVAGLQKSMELLKEHPELDAFLIYSDEEGNYQTYATEGLKKSIMVL, from the coding sequence ATGCCATCCTTTAAGCTGGTCAAAAGATCCGTTACCTTATTCCTGTTTTTGACGGGAAGTATGTTCGTTTCGTGTGGCCAGTCGACACCTTATACTGTCAATGAAGGGTTTACACAAGGGACTATTTATAAAATAATCTATGAAAGTCCTAAAGGAGTTGACTATGGAAAAGAAATCACCCAATTGTTGCGTGATTTCAGTGCTTCCATGTCGACTTACGATCCCAATTCATTAATATCCAGGATCAATAAAAACGACCCTACTGTAGAAGTGGACACCTTTTTTCGTACGGTTTTCAATAAATCCGTTGAGATCAACAAGGCTTCCTCCGGTGCTTTTGATATCACCATTTCTCCAATTGTAAATTTCTGGGGATTCGGTTTTACCTCGGATACTCCGGAAACGGATGCGACAAAAATAGACAGTATCCTGCAATATGTAGGAATGGATAAAATACATATTTCAGGCAATAGGGTGATCAAAAAATATCCTGAAGTAATGGTAGATGTAAATGCCATAGCCAAAGGGTATTCGGTAGATGTGGTCAGTGATTTCCTGAAAAAGAAAGGATGTAAGAATTATCTGGTAAATATCGGGGGTGAAATTATTGCCAAAGGAGTCAATGCTTCGGGTAAAACATGGGTAGTAGGTATTGAACGACCTGCAGAAAATGCCAGGTATGGTGATGATTATAAGGCAATGGTACAGTTGAGTAACCGTGCATTGGCGACATCCGGTAATTACCGCCGTTTCTTTGAAATAAACGGGGCTAAATACGGTCATTCTATCGATGTAAAGACAGGTTATCCGGCAAGGAATAATTTGCTAAGCGCCACCATTCTAGCCCGGGATTGTATGACTGCCGATGCATGGGCTACCACATGTATGGTAGCGGGCCTCCAGAAGAGCATGGAATTACTAAAAGAACATCCTGAATTGGATGCCTTCCTGATATACAGCGATGAAGAAGGGAATTATCAGACCTATGCCACTGAAGGCCTGAAGAAAAGTATTATGGTATTGTAA
- a CDS encoding HAD-IA family hydrolase, with protein MLAEQNYRFRLNKVYIDLLFCRQIPLSLPGKSIWIMCLSDSIRLTSYSAFLFDFDYTLADSSEGILECFRIVFRRHHWENIPDEMIKSTIGMTMDDSFSFLTGIKDKEILASLKAEYRREADEIMTDNTQLYPDAVSFVKWLKQHGMKTGIVSTKTSRRIREAVDRYRINGLFDMVVGMEDVQAAKPDPEGIFLSMRRLDVSPEQTLYFGDSIIDAKTAEAAGTGFIGVTTGVTSKEKLQKFPHLQIVASLAELL; from the coding sequence TTGCTGGCGGAACAAAATTACCGGTTCCGGTTAAACAAAGTTTATATTGATTTGCTTTTTTGCAGGCAAATCCCATTATCTTTACCGGGAAAAAGCATCTGGATCATGTGCCTGTCCGATTCTATCCGATTAACATCTTATTCGGCCTTTCTTTTCGATTTTGATTATACACTGGCTGATTCGTCAGAAGGGATACTGGAGTGTTTCCGTATTGTTTTCCGGCGGCACCACTGGGAAAATATCCCGGATGAAATGATCAAAAGTACCATAGGAATGACCATGGATGATTCATTCTCTTTCCTGACAGGAATTAAAGATAAGGAAATACTGGCTTCATTAAAAGCTGAGTATAGAAGGGAGGCGGATGAGATCATGACGGATAATACACAGCTGTATCCGGATGCGGTATCATTTGTGAAATGGTTGAAACAACATGGGATGAAAACAGGAATTGTATCTACCAAAACCAGCAGGAGGATCAGGGAGGCTGTTGACAGATACCGGATAAATGGATTATTTGATATGGTAGTTGGTATGGAAGATGTACAGGCAGCTAAACCGGATCCGGAAGGTATTTTTCTATCAATGAGACGTTTGGACGTATCTCCGGAGCAAACGCTTTATTTTGGCGATAGCATCATAGACGCGAAAACGGCTGAAGCGGCAGGTACCGGTTTTATCGGGGTAACAACAGGTGTTACTTCAAAAGAAAAATTGCAGAAATTTCCACATTTACAAATTGTTGCATCATTAGCAGAGTTATTGTAG
- a CDS encoding metallophosphoesterase: MKSFIMFFIIVIALFAIGNTYIYIRSYQALELFGSRFRLYYSIVFWVVALLFIFTHIVRLPGSGWVDALNTIGSYWIAVMLYAFLLLLLIDIFRIIGWIGAIKPAFIYANYPLSKLVLFGISAFILTIILTIGYRNARYPQVTRLEIPVTKQAGNLKELKIAMVSDVHLGHTAGNRFLGRVVDRINDLEPDVVLLAGDVFDGSPEPVIRKNMGAEFERLKSTYGTFAISGNHEYIGEREMKGGSKKAFDYLTSHHVTVLLDSVVLVDSSFYIAGRKDYSRRPRQSLKELLGATSNDLPVIALDHQPYHLDEAEQAGVDLQLSGHTHHGQLWPISWITKRIYEKDWGYLQKGNAHFYVSCGVGTWGPAVRTAGHSEIVFIRMTFE, encoded by the coding sequence ATGAAATCTTTTATTATGTTTTTTATCATTGTGATTGCCCTTTTTGCCATAGGGAATACTTATATATATATCCGGAGTTATCAGGCTCTTGAGTTGTTTGGAAGTCGGTTCCGGCTGTATTATAGCATTGTTTTCTGGGTGGTGGCCTTATTGTTCATTTTTACACATATCGTCCGGTTACCCGGTTCGGGATGGGTGGATGCTTTGAACACCATTGGCTCTTACTGGATAGCCGTCATGTTGTATGCTTTTCTGTTGCTTTTACTGATCGATATTTTCAGGATCATTGGCTGGATAGGCGCTATAAAACCTGCATTCATTTATGCCAACTATCCATTGTCCAAATTAGTATTGTTCGGGATATCCGCTTTTATATTGACCATCATTCTTACCATAGGATACCGGAACGCCCGTTACCCCCAGGTAACTAGATTAGAAATACCGGTAACGAAACAAGCGGGGAACCTGAAAGAATTAAAGATCGCCATGGTCAGTGATGTTCACTTAGGCCATACTGCCGGAAACAGATTTTTAGGCCGGGTCGTGGACCGTATCAATGATCTGGAACCTGATGTCGTATTATTGGCAGGCGATGTTTTCGACGGAAGCCCGGAACCGGTGATCAGGAAAAACATGGGTGCAGAATTCGAGAGGTTAAAAAGCACTTACGGAACATTTGCCATCAGCGGAAATCATGAATACATCGGAGAACGGGAAATGAAAGGTGGCTCCAAAAAGGCATTCGACTACCTTACTTCACATCATGTAACAGTGCTATTGGACTCGGTAGTACTCGTAGACAGCAGTTTTTATATCGCAGGACGAAAAGATTACAGCAGACGTCCGCGCCAGTCATTGAAAGAATTACTGGGTGCCACTTCGAACGATCTGCCTGTCATTGCATTGGATCACCAGCCTTACCATCTGGATGAAGCGGAACAAGCGGGAGTAGACCTGCAATTATCAGGACATACACACCATGGACAACTGTGGCCCATTAGCTGGATCACGAAAAGAATATATGAAAAAGACTGGGGATATCTCCAGAAAGGAAATGCTCATTTTTATGTGTCATGCGGTGTCGGAACATGGGGTCCTGCCGTGCGGACTGCCGGACATTCCGAAATTGTCTTTATCCGTATGACCTTTGAATGA